AGCGAAGAGGCAGACGAAGCGGGCTGGGCAATCGCATCGAAGATTTCGCAGCAAATCAACCGTCAGATTTCGCTGAGTCCCAAGAATTTCGGCTACGCCAAGTGGCCGGCCCTTATCCATGCCACGGAGTATTTCGAAGAGGGCAAGAATTCCAAGGGGCAGCAGGTATTCCGCATCAAGAAGAAATAGTATCTCATTTCTTATTCCGTACGCTCAGCATTGCTAAAACGGCCACTTTTTATGTCGTTTTAGCAATAAAATGAATAAAAAGTGCTAAACTGACACAATTTTTAATCGTTTTAGCACTTTTTTAACGAAAAAATGCTATTTCAACAATCAGCTACGCTTGGCGCAGTAAAAGTTCTACACCAGGAGCGCCATTCACCTTGGATTACAATGGAAATTATTTAACCTAAAATAGGCAACCTATTTAAGGTAATTTTTATGAAGAGCAGTTTTCAATATTGCAGAATATTGAATAAATCTCAGAGTTCGCAAATTTCTTTTTCTGAAAGCTTCGTAACAACAGAGATCTCGGCTACAGAAAGTTTTCCCTGTTCAAGCAGCATTTTCGCGATTTCGCAGGCTGTTCTATGCTTCAGCCAAGCTTCATCAAAGTCTTTCATCAATTCGCAACGCATATATCTGGCACTAAAATCACTCAATTTCACTTCGTTTTGCAAGACCTTGAACACGGGGGCAGGTTTGTCTATAACAACAAAGTTAATGTTACTTCACACACCTAACCGATCTAGCTTCGTCCTTGCCGAAGGCGCTAATCTTGGCGGCCTTGGTGCTGAAATCGAGCAGTAGGTAGTAGGCGAGGCCGTCAGGAGTTTCCGAGGCACTCCAGAAGTGGGCATAGCCACCGATGCCGTCGAACTTGCCGTCCGTGGCGTTGTTTCCGGCGAGGCGGTAACCGGCGGGGAGTGCGTTAAAGCCGAAATCGTCCGAGCCGTTGCCTTTCTTGAACCAGCCGCTTGTTGACTTGAGTGCATTGCCTGCGACTTCTGTGCCGCCCGCTGCTGAAATAAGTTGTTCGAAGTCGGCGCTGTCGGGCAGGTGCCAGCCTTCGGGGCAAACGGTGCGGGCCATGTCCCAAGTGTAGAGCCGTCCGTACTTGGAGCAGTTGCGCTTGTCGCCATCGGGGCAGGCGCTTCCTTCGATTTCATAATTCAAGTTTTCAGCCATCCAGGTTCGCGAACCGATTTGCACAATGTCGTAGCTTTGACCGTCACGCGGATCGGTGAACGACTCGGAGCAGGCGGAAAGCAGGGCGGTCAGAAGAATCGAAATGTATAGAACAGGCTGGCGCATCAGATTTTCAGAGGTTAAGTGATTCTACCCAATCGATGTCGGGAGTGGCATGGAGTGTCTGCAATCCGCAAGATGAGGCGGTTGCGATGTTTTCGGCATTGTCGTCAATGAAAATCGTTTCACTCGGGTTCGCGTTCAGTGTGCGAATCGCCGTCCTGAAAATTTCTGGGTCGGGCTTTTGCAAATGGAGCTCCTGACTCAAGAAAATATGGCCGAAGAAATCAGCCTGATTGTTGCCGTTTGCGTTGAACCATTTTCGGCAACAGCATTCCCAGTGCAGATCGTTAGTGTTACTCAGGAGCGAAACAGTGACATCTTCTCTTTGGCGTAGGCGGCGGAGCGCATCCAGCTTGCGTTCGGCAATATCGAGGCAGATGGAATTCCACGCCTGTTCTATATCGCGTGGAGTTGTCGTCGAAAAACATTTGTCTGCAATCTGCTGACAGAATTCCTGCGTGTTCAATAGGCCGAGCTGGTAATCTTCCATCCACTTGTAAACGGAACCGCCCTTTTCGAGTTCCGCAGCGGGGAGCCCCAGGGCCATGAATTGTTCGTACGCATTCTGCATCCGGATATCGAGAACAACCCCGCCCAAGTCGAAGATGTAATTTTTGAGCATATGCGAAAAATAGAAAAACACATCATCTACTTCACGCACCGAACAGATAGTGCGGCGCGTTTTGTGAACTCGCCCCATTCGCTTGTTCTGAAGTCATCGTTTTGTAGTCCGTGCAAAAAGAAATAGAGGGCGTGCTCGGAGGAATTTCGGTAGTCCGTTAGTTCTGTCGATGTCCAGAAGAAGGCTTCTTCGCCGACACCGCAATAAATGTCGTCATCGTATCCTGTATGGTAATTGCAGTCCGATTTTCTCATCTCTTTTTCGGCCCTCGCTCCGGCGGCAAGCCCCGCAAAGCCGAACCTGTCGATATACTTGATGTCGTATTTTTCATTCGGATTCCAGCTGTATTTAGCCCTCATGCTTGCGCTTGCACCTTCGTTACCATTGTGCGAGTCGGCGTAGTCAATCATTTCCTTCCATTCTTTTTCACTGGGGATGTGCCAGCCGCTGGGGCATATTCCCCTGTGCTTGCTCTTGATTTTTTCGGCATAGACAGCATTTAGTTTGTTATAAACGGTATCGAGCTGCATGGCGACTGTCCACGGATAAAGCCTACCGTAAATGGCACAGGAATCGGGTTCGCCGTTGTAGCAGTAGCTTGAATCTGCGG
This genomic window from uncultured Fibrobacter sp. contains:
- a CDS encoding fibrobacter succinogenes major paralogous domain-containing protein, whose amino-acid sequence is MRQPVLYISILLTALLSACSESFTDPRDGQSYDIVQIGSRTWMAENLNYEIEGSACPDGDKRNCSKYGRLYTWDMARTVCPEGWHLPDSADFEQLISAAGGTEVAGNALKSTSGWFKKGNGSDDFGFNALPAGYRLAGNNATDGKFDGIGGYAHFWSASETPDGLAYYLLLDFSTKAAKISAFGKDEARSVRCVK
- a CDS encoding HAD family phosphatase, which translates into the protein MLKNYIFDLGGVVLDIRMQNAYEQFMALGLPAAELEKGGSVYKWMEDYQLGLLNTQEFCQQIADKCFSTTTPRDIEQAWNSICLDIAERKLDALRRLRQREDVTVSLLSNTNDLHWECCCRKWFNANGNNQADFFGHIFLSQELHLQKPDPEIFRTAIRTLNANPSETIFIDDNAENIATASSCGLQTLHATPDIDWVESLNL
- a CDS encoding FISUMP domain-containing protein, with protein sequence MRYVANKVVSAFPAVFAVAFALAALCGCDNNDYYRPSTGTEEESEDIFDPASIEYDSIVDVRDGKTYRTVKIGDRWWLAENLNYAADSSYCYNGEPDSCAIYGRLYPWTVAMQLDTVYNKLNAVYAEKIKSKHRGICPSGWHIPSEKEWKEMIDYADSHNGNEGASASMRAKYSWNPNEKYDIKYIDRFGFAGLAAGARAEKEMRKSDCNYHTGYDDDIYCGVGEEAFFWTSTELTDYRNSSEHALYFFLHGLQNDDFRTSEWGEFTKRAALSVRCVK